A genome region from Brooklawnia propionicigenes includes the following:
- the pth gene encoding aminoacyl-tRNA hydrolase — MSTWLLAGLGNPGPEYERTRHNVGFMIADELARRARASFSAPRGMRASVAETVISAAGVGVPPGERLVLVKPKTFMNESGQAVGKLVAFYKLAADHVVIVHDEIDLDFGQLRIKFGGGDNGHNGLKSVRAHLHTGDFYRVRFGVGRPTGHHAAADHVLATFPKAMREDLAVEVQRAADACESLITQGLAATQNRFNS, encoded by the coding sequence GTGAGCACCTGGCTGCTCGCGGGGCTGGGTAACCCCGGCCCCGAATATGAGCGCACCCGGCACAACGTCGGTTTCATGATCGCGGACGAGCTCGCCCGGCGTGCCCGGGCGAGCTTTTCCGCGCCGCGCGGCATGCGGGCCTCGGTGGCCGAGACGGTCATCTCGGCGGCCGGGGTCGGGGTGCCGCCGGGTGAGCGCCTGGTGCTGGTCAAGCCGAAGACGTTCATGAACGAATCCGGGCAGGCGGTCGGCAAGCTGGTGGCGTTCTACAAGCTGGCTGCCGATCACGTGGTCATCGTCCACGACGAGATCGACCTGGACTTCGGCCAGCTGCGCATCAAGTTCGGCGGCGGCGACAACGGCCACAACGGGCTGAAGTCGGTGCGGGCCCATCTGCATACCGGCGACTTCTATCGCGTCCGTTTCGGTGTCGGACGCCCGACCGGCCACCACGCGGCCGCCGACCACGTGCTCGCTACCTTCCCGAAGGCCATGCGCGAAGATCTGGCAGTCGAGGTGCAGCGCGCCGCTGACGCCTGCGAATCCCTCATCACGCAGGGTCTGGCCGCGACGCAGAACCGCTTCAACAGCTGA
- the glmU gene encoding bifunctional UDP-N-acetylglucosamine diphosphorylase/glucosamine-1-phosphate N-acetyltransferase GlmU: MSTTPAPAPVAAVIVLAAGGGTRMKSKSSKLLHPVAGRAMLSYALDAAQTLHPGKLVVVVGHLREQVEALLNENYPQVTIVEQPVRNGTGGAVACGMSVLGEVSREVVVTYGDVPMLTGETLAALVKAHREGGNACTVLTAVVPDPTGYGRIVRERGQVARIIEHRDASDAERLIREINSGIYVFDGQVLREGLASLTTDNEQGELYLTDVLEYARKHDRNVGAYVTDDIWQTEGVNDRVQLARMNAEVNRRILERWMLDGVTVVDPATTWIEADVDLEADVTILPNTQLLGATSVATGAVIGPDTTLRDVEVGENAHVIRTHGELSVINADAEVGPFARLRPGTVLGAHGKIGTFVETKNAQIGDGSKVPHLTYCGDAFIGEGVNVGAGTIFANYDGTHKSPTHLGDYVFIGSNTVLVAPVDIGDGAFVAAGSTIVDDVPAGALAVARGHEHISTDWVHRKRAGSAASDAAIDSDGEIHPMVAEARARLREENQEDDQ; the protein is encoded by the coding sequence GTGAGCACTACTCCAGCTCCGGCCCCCGTGGCGGCAGTCATCGTCCTCGCGGCGGGCGGTGGCACCCGTATGAAGTCCAAGAGCTCCAAACTGCTGCATCCGGTCGCCGGACGCGCCATGCTCAGCTACGCGCTCGACGCCGCTCAGACACTGCACCCCGGCAAACTCGTCGTCGTCGTCGGACACCTGCGCGAGCAGGTGGAGGCGCTTCTCAACGAGAACTACCCGCAGGTGACCATCGTCGAACAGCCGGTCCGCAACGGCACCGGAGGCGCGGTGGCCTGCGGCATGTCGGTGCTCGGCGAGGTCAGCCGCGAGGTGGTGGTGACCTACGGTGACGTCCCGATGCTGACCGGCGAGACTCTGGCAGCTCTGGTCAAGGCACACCGCGAAGGTGGTAATGCCTGCACGGTGCTGACCGCGGTGGTGCCCGACCCGACCGGCTACGGACGCATCGTCCGTGAGCGTGGCCAGGTCGCCCGCATCATCGAGCACCGCGACGCCAGCGACGCCGAACGGCTCATCCGCGAGATCAACTCGGGCATCTACGTCTTCGACGGCCAGGTGCTGCGTGAGGGACTGGCCAGCCTGACCACCGACAACGAGCAGGGCGAGCTCTACCTCACCGACGTTCTCGAATACGCCCGCAAGCACGATCGCAACGTCGGCGCCTACGTGACCGACGACATCTGGCAGACCGAGGGCGTCAACGACCGCGTCCAGCTGGCGCGCATGAACGCCGAAGTCAACCGCCGGATCTTGGAGCGCTGGATGCTCGACGGTGTGACCGTCGTCGACCCGGCCACCACCTGGATCGAGGCCGACGTCGATCTGGAGGCCGACGTCACCATCTTGCCGAACACCCAGCTGCTGGGCGCCACCTCGGTGGCCACCGGCGCGGTCATCGGGCCCGATACGACCCTACGCGACGTCGAGGTGGGCGAGAACGCCCACGTCATCCGCACCCACGGTGAGCTGTCGGTGATCAATGCGGACGCCGAAGTCGGCCCGTTCGCGCGGCTGCGTCCGGGCACCGTGCTCGGTGCGCACGGCAAGATCGGCACCTTCGTCGAGACCAAGAACGCGCAGATCGGTGACGGCTCGAAGGTGCCGCATCTGACCTACTGCGGTGATGCCTTCATCGGCGAGGGCGTCAATGTGGGGGCGGGCACGATCTTCGCCAACTACGACGGCACCCACAAATCGCCTACTCATCTGGGTGATTACGTCTTCATCGGGTCGAATACGGTGCTGGTCGCGCCGGTCGACATCGGAGACGGCGCCTTCGTCGCCGCCGGCTCGACGATCGTCGACGACGTGCCCGCCGGTGCGCTGGCGGTGGCGCGCGGACACGAGCACATCTCGACCGATTGGGTGCATCGCAAACGTGCGGGGTCGGCTGCCTCCGACGCCGCCATCGATTCGGATGGGGAGATTCACCCCATGGTTGCCGAGGCCCGCGCCAGGCTGCGCGAGGAAAACCAGGAGGACGATCAGTGA
- the rsmA gene encoding 16S rRNA (adenine(1518)-N(6)/adenine(1519)-N(6))-dimethyltransferase RsmA, with translation MSMAELLDPRTIRQLAAEIGLRPTKQRGQNFVTDPNTVRRIVAKSGITADDVVLEVGPGLGSLTLGLLETGAQVTAIEIEDTLAALLPRTVAQLQPDNAERLCVVSADALTITELPGPAPTAVVANLPYNVAVPVLLHLLATFDCWRLGLVMVQLEVADRLAAAPGSKVYGVPSAKVAWYAAAERVGTVPPTVFWPAPNVDSGLVRLTRREPPTTGASREEVFAVIDAAFAQRRKMLRSALSGLFGSSAAASEAITAAGLDPTARGEVLAIGDFARIAEQLIEVRR, from the coding sequence ATCTCGATGGCTGAGCTGCTCGACCCACGGACGATCCGCCAGCTCGCTGCCGAGATCGGGCTGCGTCCCACCAAGCAGCGTGGCCAGAACTTCGTCACCGACCCCAACACGGTGCGCCGGATCGTCGCCAAGTCGGGTATCACCGCCGACGATGTCGTCCTCGAGGTCGGGCCCGGGCTGGGCTCGCTCACCCTCGGCCTGCTGGAGACCGGCGCGCAGGTGACGGCCATCGAGATCGAGGACACGCTGGCCGCGCTGCTGCCCCGCACGGTCGCCCAACTCCAGCCCGACAACGCCGAACGCCTGTGTGTGGTGTCCGCCGACGCGCTGACCATCACCGAGCTGCCGGGCCCGGCACCTACTGCGGTGGTCGCGAATCTGCCCTACAACGTGGCCGTACCGGTGCTGCTGCACCTGCTGGCCACCTTCGACTGCTGGCGGCTCGGGCTGGTCATGGTGCAGCTGGAGGTTGCCGACCGGCTGGCCGCAGCCCCCGGGTCGAAGGTCTACGGGGTGCCCAGCGCGAAGGTCGCCTGGTACGCCGCGGCCGAACGGGTTGGCACCGTGCCGCCGACCGTCTTCTGGCCGGCACCCAACGTCGATTCGGGTCTGGTGCGGCTGACCCGCCGCGAACCCCCGACCACCGGTGCGTCCCGCGAAGAAGTCTTCGCCGTCATCGACGCGGCGTTCGCGCAGCGCCGCAAGATGCTGCGTTCGGCCTTGTCGGGGCTCTTCGGGTCGTCGGCTGCCGCGTCCGAGGCGATAACCGCCGCAGGCCTCGACCCGACCGCGCGCGGCGAAGTGTTGGCGATCGGCGACTTCGCGCGGATCGCCGAGCAGCTGATCGAGGTGAGGCGATGA
- a CDS encoding ribose-phosphate diphosphokinase, with protein sequence MSGVKRPTDKHLMLFTGRANPELAQSVAEIMGVELTPSRLITYANSEVYVRYEESVRGSDAFVIQSHPAPVNEWLMEQLIMVDALKRASAKRITVVAPCYPYARQDKKHLGREPISARLIADLYWAAGADRIMSVDLHTAQIQGFFNGPLDHLTALPVLADYVERKYDSSKMTIVSPDAGRVRLADTWSDRLRAPLAIIHKRHDPTVANLVKVHEVVGDVAGRTCLLVDDMVDTAGTICQAAGALFEHGADKVIVAATHAILSGPAAERLNSQPFEEIIFTNTLPIPPGVHVEKATVLSVAPLLAQAIHEVFEDGSVASLFNGGTQYC encoded by the coding sequence GTGAGCGGTGTTAAGCGCCCGACGGACAAACACCTGATGCTCTTCACCGGGCGAGCCAATCCTGAGCTCGCCCAATCCGTGGCCGAGATCATGGGCGTCGAACTGACGCCCAGCCGGCTGATCACCTACGCCAACTCCGAGGTCTACGTGCGCTACGAGGAATCGGTGCGCGGCTCGGACGCCTTCGTCATCCAATCGCACCCGGCTCCGGTCAATGAGTGGCTCATGGAGCAGCTGATCATGGTGGACGCGCTGAAGCGGGCGTCCGCGAAACGAATCACCGTGGTCGCTCCCTGTTACCCGTACGCACGGCAGGACAAGAAGCACCTGGGCCGCGAGCCGATCTCGGCGCGGCTGATCGCCGATCTGTACTGGGCGGCCGGCGCCGACCGCATCATGAGCGTGGATCTGCACACCGCGCAGATTCAGGGGTTCTTCAACGGCCCTCTCGATCATCTGACCGCGCTGCCGGTGCTGGCCGATTATGTCGAGCGCAAATACGACAGTTCCAAGATGACCATCGTTAGCCCGGACGCCGGGCGCGTCCGGCTGGCCGATACCTGGAGTGACCGGCTGCGTGCGCCGCTGGCGATCATCCACAAGCGCCACGACCCGACGGTCGCCAACCTGGTGAAGGTGCACGAGGTCGTCGGTGATGTCGCCGGGCGTACCTGCCTGCTGGTGGACGACATGGTCGACACCGCCGGAACCATCTGCCAGGCGGCCGGAGCACTCTTCGAACACGGCGCTGACAAGGTCATCGTCGCCGCCACGCATGCGATCCTGTCGGGTCCGGCGGCCGAGCGGCTGAACTCGCAGCCCTTCGAGGAGATCATCTTCACCAACACCTTGCCGATCCCCCCGGGCGTCCATGTCGAGAAGGCGACCGTGCTGTCGGTGGCGCCTCTGCTGGCCCAGGCGATTCACGAAGTCTTCGAGGACGGTTCGGTGGCCAGCCTGTTCAACGGGGGCACGCAGTACTGCTAG
- a CDS encoding MarR family winged helix-turn-helix transcriptional regulator: MDEVDELVAAWRRERPDLDLEPMQVWSRIARLAQLLSAVRAEAFEAQDLQIWEFDVLAALRRAGESCRLAPGQLIAQTHVTSGTMTNRVDRLCARGLVTRMANPHDGRGVLVQLTPQGREKVDAALADLVTAEAGLVSALSPADREHLATTLRALLLATPQQTVNRR, from the coding sequence ATGGACGAGGTCGACGAACTGGTGGCAGCCTGGCGCCGCGAGCGTCCCGATCTTGATCTCGAGCCGATGCAGGTATGGTCGCGGATCGCCCGGCTCGCGCAGCTGCTGAGCGCCGTCCGGGCGGAGGCGTTCGAAGCTCAGGATCTGCAGATCTGGGAGTTCGACGTGCTCGCCGCGCTGCGCCGTGCGGGGGAGTCGTGCCGGCTGGCGCCCGGCCAGCTGATCGCGCAGACCCACGTCACCTCCGGCACCATGACCAACCGCGTCGACCGGCTGTGTGCTCGTGGCCTGGTGACTCGGATGGCCAATCCGCACGACGGCCGCGGGGTTCTCGTCCAGCTCACGCCGCAGGGTCGCGAGAAGGTGGACGCGGCGCTGGCCGATCTGGTGACCGCCGAAGCCGGCCTGGTGTCGGCGCTCAGCCCGGCCGATCGGGAACACCTGGCCACGACCCTGCGCGCGCTGCTGCTCGCCACCCCGCAGCAGACTGTCAACCGGCGCTAG
- the mfd gene encoding transcription-repair coupling factor yields MSFRGLFQSLAADRSVAEAISDAKAAVSAVELDSPAAGRPALIATLAETTGRPLLVVTSTFREAEQLTAVLQSLLGETAAVYYPAWETLPHERLSPRSDTVGRRLAVLRAITGKDDQPKPKVVIAPVRSMLQPQVAGLADLRPVRLTTGDDYEMGDLAADLVAAAYQRVDLVERRGEFAMRGGIVDIFPPTEEHPVRIDFFGDQIDSITYFHVADQRSTDESVGGIIAAPCRELLITEKVQQRAADLIGSHPELAEMLEKIAEGQATEGMEALIPALVDRLELLIDVLPSSTLILVNDPELVRTRAEDLVRTSQEFLHAGWAAAASGGRAPIDLGASAYQQLADVRAHALERGQGWWSLSPFVPDPDAETGEHLNLVDIPSWHGDVQAFTAQIKQDVADGWRVLLSVEGPGQASRMAEVLRDNDIASGIVEDLDEVPEQSPVVHIFRSGMRKGWRAPRIGLVVHAAGDITGAITTAERAARKMPAKRRNQIVPLELKPGDPLVHQQHGVGRYVEMVTRTVAGATREYLVVEYAPSKRGQPGDRLYVPMDQLDEISRYVGGETPQLDKMGGADWKHRKSRARRAVHEIASGLIKLYAARQATKGHAFGPDTPWQRELEDSFSFTETPDQLSCINDVKHDMEQIIPMDRLVCGDVGYGKTEIAVRAAFKAVQDGKQVAILVPTTLLVQQHAQTFADRYAGFPITVASLSRFQSASETRKTIEGLASGRVDVVIGTHRLISDSVKFKDLGLVIIDEEQRFGVEHKEALKQMRVNVDVLSMSATPIPRTLEMAVTGIREMSTIATPPEERHPVLTFAGPYDQGQVAAAIRRELAREGQVFYVHNRVQDIDKVAAELRQAVPEATIVTAHGKMGERALEKVMVDFWERRIDVLVCTTIVEAGIDVSTANTLIIDRADRMGLSQLHQLRGRVGRSRERGYAYFLYPPDKPLTETAHDRLSALAANADLGAGMAIAMKDLEIRGAGNLLGDEQSGHIADVGFDLYIRMVGEAIAEYRGEQTGDEEAEMRIELPVDAHLPTDYVESERLRLEMYRRLAEVRSEDDIAQVRAELLDRYGPLPEPTEALLDVARFRLACREAGLTEVMTQGNYIRFAPVADLPESRQLRLQRVHPGTLIKAQTNVALVPRPRTRGVPSVAVEGAELLKWAAGVVSIFGASKAVVGQ; encoded by the coding sequence GTGAGTTTCCGGGGGCTTTTCCAATCACTGGCCGCTGATCGCAGCGTCGCCGAGGCGATCAGCGACGCCAAGGCGGCGGTGTCGGCGGTCGAACTGGACAGCCCGGCGGCTGGGCGTCCGGCACTGATCGCGACGCTGGCCGAAACCACCGGACGTCCGCTGCTGGTGGTGACCTCCACCTTCCGGGAAGCAGAACAGCTCACCGCGGTGCTGCAGTCGCTGCTCGGCGAGACGGCGGCAGTCTATTACCCCGCCTGGGAGACCCTGCCGCACGAACGCCTCAGCCCCCGCTCCGATACGGTCGGACGCCGCCTGGCGGTGTTGCGAGCGATCACCGGCAAAGATGATCAACCGAAACCGAAGGTCGTCATCGCACCGGTCCGGTCGATGCTGCAGCCCCAGGTTGCGGGCCTGGCCGACCTGCGTCCGGTCAGGCTCACCACCGGCGACGACTACGAGATGGGCGATCTGGCCGCCGACCTGGTAGCCGCCGCCTACCAGCGCGTCGACCTGGTCGAGCGGCGCGGCGAGTTCGCGATGCGCGGCGGCATCGTCGACATCTTCCCGCCCACCGAAGAGCATCCGGTGCGCATCGACTTCTTCGGTGACCAGATCGATTCCATCACCTACTTCCACGTCGCTGATCAGCGTTCCACCGACGAATCGGTCGGCGGCATCATCGCCGCCCCCTGTCGCGAACTACTGATCACCGAGAAGGTCCAGCAGCGTGCCGCCGACCTGATCGGCTCGCACCCCGAGCTTGCCGAGATGCTGGAGAAGATCGCCGAGGGCCAGGCCACCGAGGGCATGGAGGCGCTGATCCCGGCGCTGGTCGACAGACTCGAGCTGCTCATCGACGTGCTACCAAGTAGCACCTTGATTCTGGTCAATGATCCCGAACTGGTCCGCACCCGCGCCGAAGACCTGGTGCGCACCAGCCAGGAGTTCCTGCATGCAGGTTGGGCAGCCGCGGCATCGGGTGGACGCGCGCCCATCGACCTGGGGGCCAGCGCCTACCAGCAACTCGCCGACGTCCGCGCGCACGCCCTGGAACGCGGGCAGGGCTGGTGGTCGCTGTCACCGTTCGTCCCCGACCCGGACGCCGAGACCGGCGAGCATCTCAACCTGGTCGACATTCCCAGCTGGCATGGCGACGTCCAAGCCTTCACCGCTCAGATCAAACAGGACGTGGCCGACGGCTGGCGGGTGCTGCTCAGCGTCGAAGGCCCCGGCCAGGCCAGCCGGATGGCCGAGGTGCTGCGCGACAACGACATCGCCTCGGGCATCGTCGAAGACCTGGACGAGGTTCCCGAGCAGTCCCCGGTGGTGCATATCTTCCGTAGCGGGATGCGCAAGGGCTGGCGGGCACCGCGCATCGGGCTGGTCGTCCACGCGGCCGGCGACATCACCGGTGCGATCACCACCGCCGAACGCGCCGCCCGCAAGATGCCGGCCAAACGGCGCAACCAGATCGTCCCGCTGGAACTCAAACCCGGCGATCCGCTGGTGCATCAGCAGCACGGCGTCGGACGCTACGTCGAGATGGTCACCCGGACGGTGGCCGGTGCCACCCGCGAATACCTGGTCGTCGAATACGCGCCGTCCAAACGCGGCCAGCCCGGCGACCGGCTGTACGTGCCGATGGACCAGCTCGACGAGATCTCCCGCTACGTCGGCGGGGAGACCCCGCAACTCGACAAGATGGGCGGAGCCGACTGGAAGCATCGCAAATCCCGGGCTCGCCGGGCCGTCCACGAGATCGCATCCGGCCTGATCAAGCTCTACGCAGCGCGTCAGGCGACCAAGGGCCACGCGTTCGGGCCCGACACCCCCTGGCAGCGCGAACTTGAGGACTCCTTCAGTTTCACCGAGACTCCCGACCAGTTGTCGTGCATCAACGACGTGAAACACGACATGGAACAGATCATCCCGATGGACCGGCTGGTCTGTGGCGACGTCGGCTACGGCAAGACCGAGATCGCGGTGCGGGCCGCCTTCAAGGCGGTTCAGGACGGCAAACAGGTCGCCATCCTGGTGCCCACCACGCTGCTCGTCCAACAGCACGCCCAGACCTTCGCCGACCGCTACGCGGGCTTTCCGATCACCGTGGCGTCGCTGAGCCGCTTCCAGTCGGCTTCCGAGACTCGCAAGACCATCGAAGGATTGGCGTCGGGCCGTGTCGACGTGGTGATCGGCACTCACCGCCTGATCAGCGATTCGGTGAAGTTCAAGGACCTGGGCCTGGTGATCATCGACGAGGAGCAGCGTTTCGGTGTCGAGCACAAGGAGGCTCTCAAACAGATGCGGGTCAACGTCGATGTGCTGTCGATGAGCGCCACCCCGATCCCCAGAACGCTGGAGATGGCGGTCACCGGTATTCGCGAGATGTCGACCATCGCGACCCCGCCCGAAGAACGCCATCCGGTGCTGACCTTCGCCGGGCCCTACGATCAGGGCCAGGTGGCCGCCGCAATCCGGCGCGAACTGGCTCGTGAGGGGCAGGTCTTCTACGTTCACAACCGGGTGCAGGACATCGACAAGGTGGCCGCCGAACTGCGGCAGGCGGTGCCGGAGGCGACCATCGTCACCGCGCACGGCAAGATGGGGGAGCGCGCGCTCGAGAAGGTGATGGTCGATTTCTGGGAGCGGCGCATCGACGTGCTGGTCTGCACGACCATCGTCGAGGCAGGTATCGATGTGTCGACCGCGAACACCTTGATCATCGACCGGGCCGACCGGATGGGCTTGTCGCAGCTGCATCAGCTGCGCGGCCGGGTCGGACGAAGCCGCGAGCGCGGCTACGCCTACTTCCTGTACCCGCCCGACAAGCCGCTCACCGAGACCGCCCACGACCGGCTGTCGGCGCTCGCCGCCAACGCCGATCTCGGGGCGGGCATGGCGATCGCGATGAAAGACCTGGAGATCCGCGGCGCGGGCAATCTGCTGGGCGATGAACAGTCCGGCCACATCGCCGACGTCGGCTTCGACCTGTACATCCGGATGGTCGGTGAGGCGATCGCCGAATACCGCGGCGAGCAGACCGGCGACGAGGAAGCCGAAATGCGCATCGAACTCCCGGTGGACGCCCACCTGCCCACCGACTACGTCGAATCGGAGCGGCTGCGGCTGGAGATGTACCGCAGACTCGCCGAAGTGCGTAGTGAGGACGATATCGCCCAGGTGCGCGCCGAACTGCTCGACCGCTACGGTCCGCTGCCCGAACCCACCGAGGCGCTGCTCGACGTGGCCCGGTTCCGGTTGGCCTGCCGGGAGGCCGGGCTCACCGAGGTGATGACGCAGGGCAACTACATCCGCTTCGCCCCGGTCGCCGATCTTCCCGAATCGCGTCAGCTGCGGCTGCAGCGGGTGCATCCGGGCACGCTCATCAAGGCGCAGACCAATGTGGCGTTGGTGCCTCGTCCGCGTACCCGCGGGGTACCCAGCGTCGCGGTGGAGGGCGCGGAACTGCTGAAATGGGCGGCAGGGGTCGTGTCGATCTTCGGTGCGAGCAAAGCCGTCGTAGGTCAGTAG
- a CDS encoding 4-(cytidine 5'-diphospho)-2-C-methyl-D-erythritol kinase, whose translation MSSQAARPASGDVPASGDVRATPAEVTVRVPAKVNLALCVGPRRADGYHDLATVFQAVSLYDRLRARPRADGRICAQMTGEGSEQLPCDRTNLVVRAAWLLRERYPGQTAGKGVDLAVDKQIPMAGGMAGGSADAAGTLLACNRLWGLNLPVGELAELGAELGSDVSFLLYGGNALGLGRGEQLTPLAASGRLEWVFATAPRGLATPLVYRRFDEMADRGAIVPDAGLPDEVIEQLSCGVAERVAACLRNDLQAPALELYPELVQTLRAGATAGALATLVSGSGPTCAFLAADAAAADRLAAELPKHAPEVRDVRRAYGPVSGPSIVDRA comes from the coding sequence ATGAGTTCACAGGCAGCACGGCCGGCGTCTGGGGATGTGCCGGCGTCGGGGGATGTGAGGGCCACACCGGCGGAAGTGACGGTGCGGGTGCCGGCGAAGGTCAATCTCGCGCTGTGCGTGGGGCCGCGCCGCGCCGACGGCTACCACGACCTGGCCACGGTCTTTCAGGCGGTGTCGCTCTACGACCGGCTGCGGGCCCGACCGCGCGCCGATGGACGGATCTGCGCGCAGATGACCGGTGAGGGCAGTGAACAGCTGCCCTGCGACCGGACGAATCTGGTGGTTCGTGCTGCCTGGCTGCTGCGCGAGCGCTACCCCGGTCAGACCGCCGGGAAGGGCGTTGATCTTGCTGTTGACAAGCAGATTCCGATGGCTGGCGGGATGGCCGGCGGGTCGGCCGATGCGGCCGGGACGCTGCTGGCCTGCAATCGGCTGTGGGGCCTGAACCTGCCGGTCGGTGAGCTGGCCGAGCTGGGTGCCGAGCTGGGCAGCGACGTGTCCTTCCTGCTCTACGGGGGCAATGCGCTGGGTCTGGGGCGCGGCGAGCAACTCACGCCGCTGGCGGCGAGCGGACGCCTGGAATGGGTGTTCGCGACCGCCCCGCGCGGCTTGGCGACCCCGCTGGTCTACCGACGCTTCGACGAGATGGCCGACCGCGGGGCGATCGTGCCGGACGCCGGGCTGCCCGATGAGGTGATCGAGCAGCTGAGCTGCGGCGTCGCCGAGCGGGTGGCTGCTTGCCTGCGCAACGATCTGCAGGCCCCGGCGCTGGAGCTCTATCCCGAACTCGTCCAGACCCTGCGGGCCGGCGCGACCGCCGGGGCACTCGCCACCCTGGTCAGCGGCTCCGGACCGACCTGTGCCTTCCTGGCGGCCGATGCGGCCGCCGCCGATCGACTGGCCGCCGAGCTGCCGAAACATGCCCCCGAGGTGCGCGATGTGCGGCGGGCGTATGGTCCGGTGAGTGGTCCCAGCATCGTTGACCGGGCGTGA
- a CDS encoding 50S ribosomal protein L25/general stress protein Ctc → MVEMIKLNAEAREEFGKGAARRIRRAHKIPAVMYVNGGEPKHITLPGHESMLALRQANALLSIQLPDGTEQLALPKQVQRHPVTNNLEHVDLLMVFRGERVTVQIPVIITGEPEGEVLINTERTEITVKAEATNIPAHIAVSIAGLDVGAQILVGDVVLPDDVELDDDAEALVVSINAAASVEDMLETAEGEEAPAEEEEPAEGDTEE, encoded by the coding sequence ATGGTCGAGATGATCAAGCTGAATGCGGAAGCCCGCGAGGAGTTCGGCAAGGGCGCCGCCCGCCGGATTCGCCGTGCGCACAAGATTCCCGCCGTCATGTATGTCAATGGTGGCGAGCCGAAGCACATCACCTTGCCGGGCCACGAGTCGATGCTGGCTCTGCGCCAGGCCAACGCGCTGCTGAGCATTCAGCTGCCCGACGGCACCGAGCAGCTGGCGCTGCCGAAGCAGGTGCAGCGTCACCCGGTGACCAACAACCTCGAGCATGTCGACCTGCTGATGGTCTTCCGTGGCGAGCGCGTCACCGTGCAGATCCCGGTGATCATCACCGGTGAGCCCGAGGGTGAAGTCCTGATCAACACCGAGCGCACCGAGATCACCGTCAAGGCCGAGGCCACCAACATTCCCGCGCACATCGCGGTCTCCATCGCGGGCCTGGACGTCGGCGCCCAGATCCTCGTCGGCGACGTCGTGCTGCCCGACGATGTCGAACTCGACGACGATGCCGAGGCCCTGGTCGTCAGCATCAACGCGGCCGCCTCGGTTGAGGACATGCTCGAGACCGCCGAGGGTGAAGAGGCTCCTGCTGAAGAGGAAGAGCCTGCCGAGGGTGACACCGAGGAGTGA
- a CDS encoding TetR/AcrR family transcriptional regulator, producing MSPADSQRARRGRRRMSSAERREQLIMIARGLFAERGFDGTSVEEIAAHAEVSKPVVYEHFGGKEGLYAVVVDREVRALETAIQDALATPNASYREIVERGTLALLDYIDACPDGFRIIARDSSMASAKTTSVADTSPTFASILSDITARVADILVLPLARRGYKTELGMVFAQGLVGMVASAGQSWLDIRQPPKEELAAQLVNLIWNGLSGLQHSPRLISLERDRRAKALAEHAKPTTDATPETGDEAG from the coding sequence ATGAGCCCGGCCGATTCGCAGCGTGCGCGCCGCGGCCGTAGGCGGATGAGCAGCGCGGAGCGCCGCGAGCAACTCATCATGATCGCCCGCGGCCTGTTCGCCGAGCGCGGATTCGACGGCACCAGCGTCGAGGAGATCGCCGCGCACGCCGAGGTCAGCAAGCCGGTCGTCTACGAGCATTTCGGCGGCAAGGAGGGCCTCTACGCGGTGGTGGTCGACCGCGAGGTGCGGGCCCTGGAGACCGCGATACAAGATGCTCTGGCTACGCCGAATGCCAGCTACCGGGAGATCGTCGAGCGGGGCACGCTGGCGCTGCTCGACTACATCGACGCCTGCCCGGACGGTTTCCGGATCATCGCCCGGGATTCGTCGATGGCCTCGGCCAAGACGACGTCGGTGGCCGACACGAGCCCGACCTTCGCGTCCATCCTGTCGGACATCACCGCCCGCGTCGCCGACATCTTGGTGCTGCCGCTGGCCCGCCGCGGGTACAAGACCGAACTGGGCATGGTGTTCGCGCAGGGCTTGGTCGGCATGGTCGCTTCGGCCGGTCAGTCGTGGCTGGATATCCGGCAGCCGCCCAAGGAGGAGCTGGCCGCGCAGCTTGTGAATCTGATCTGGAACGGCTTGTCGGGTCTGCAGCACTCGCCGCGGCTGATCAGCCTGGAACGCGACCGGCGGGCGAAGGCCCTTGCCGAACACGCCAAGCCGACCACCGATGCCACCCCCGAGACCGGGGACGAGGCCGGCTAG